The following is a genomic window from Oceanibaculum indicum P24.
CTGCGCGATCTCCGGCAAGCGGGCGGCCTGAGCATGGCGTCTGCCCTGAGGCAACGCGCGCCGGCCCTGCTGGTGCTGGCGGCGGCGCTGCTGGTGCTGTTCCTGCCGGCCCCGGAGGGTGCGCCCGCCGGCTTTTCCGCCGCCGCCGCGCTGACCATCTTCGCCATCGGCTTCTGGGCGGTCGGCGCGCTGCCGGAATATCTGACGGCGGTGTGCTTCTTCCTGCTGGCGATGATCTTCAAGGTGGCGCCGGCCAATGTGGTGTTCTCCGGCTTCGAGGCCGGCGCGCTGTGGCTGGTGTTCGGTGGCCTGATCATCGCCGCCGGGGTGCAGCGCACCGGGCTCGGCCGGCGCATCGCGGAGCTGCTGGTCGGCAAGCTGGCCGGCTCCTATCCCCGCATCATCACCGGCGTGGTGCTGGTGTCGCTGGCGCTCGCCTTCCTGATGCCCTCCACCATGGGGCGGGTGCTGCTGCTGGTGCCGATCTTCCTGGCGCTGGCCGACCGGATGGGGTTCGAACCCGGCAGCAATGGCCGTACCGGCATGGTGGTGGCGGTGGCGCTGTCCAGCTTCCTGGGTCCGGCGGCGATCCTGCCGGCCAATGTGCCGAACAATGTGCTGGCGGGCGCCGCCGAGGCCTATCACGGCCTCACCATCACCTATTTCGACTATCTGCTGCTGCATTTCCCGGTGCTGGGTGTGTTGAAATCGGCGCTGCTGGTCTGGCTGATCTGCCGCATCTTCCCGGACCGCGTGCATGCCGAGCTGCCGCCGTTGGGAGAACGCACGAAGCTGAGCGGCGAGGAACGCAACCTCGCCATCATCCTGGGGCTGGCACTGGCCTTCTTCGTCACCGACACGCTGCATGGCATCTCGCCGGCCTGGATTTCGCTGGCCGCCGGCGTGGCCTGCCTGCTGCCGATGATCGCCATCGTCACGCCGCAGGGCTTCCGCACCGATGTGCAGATGGGGCCGCTGTTCTATGTCGCCGGCATCCTCGGGCTGGGGGCGCTGGTGGCGACCAGCGGCGTCGGCGATTTCCTGTCCCGGCTGCTGCTCGACGCCGTGCATCTGGAAGACGGGGCGGATGCCTATAATTTCTTCGCCCTGTCGGCCATCGGCATGGTGCTGGGCATGGTGGCGACGATGCCGGGCATCCCGGCCATCCTGTCGCCCATTGCCGGCGACATCGCCGCCGTCACCGGCATGACGCTGGATCAGGTGCTGATGCTGCAGGTGCTGGGCTTTTCCACCCTGGTGCTGCCCTATCAGGTGCCGCCGGTGCTGGTGGCGCTGCAGGTCGGCGGCGTGCCGGTCGGCCAGGCGGCCAGGGTCACTTTGCCGCTGGTGGCGCTGACCTGGGTGCTGCTGATCCCGCTCGATTATCTGTGGTGGGTGGCGCTGGGCGAACTGTCGTTGCCCAGCTTCCTTCTATAGACTTTCTGTTATAGGGACCGGTCATTTCATGCCGCTCAATCTCATCAAGCTGTGCGTCGGCATCGACGAGCTTGCGGAACTGCGCGACTGGCAGGCCCAGCGTCTGGCGCGCATGCGCGCCGCCAG
Proteins encoded in this region:
- a CDS encoding SLC13 family permease is translated as MASALRQRAPALLVLAAALLVLFLPAPEGAPAGFSAAAALTIFAIGFWAVGALPEYLTAVCFFLLAMIFKVAPANVVFSGFEAGALWLVFGGLIIAAGVQRTGLGRRIAELLVGKLAGSYPRIITGVVLVSLALAFLMPSTMGRVLLLVPIFLALADRMGFEPGSNGRTGMVVAVALSSFLGPAAILPANVPNNVLAGAAEAYHGLTITYFDYLLLHFPVLGVLKSALLVWLICRIFPDRVHAELPPLGERTKLSGEERNLAIILGLALAFFVTDTLHGISPAWISLAAGVACLLPMIAIVTPQGFRTDVQMGPLFYVAGILGLGALVATSGVGDFLSRLLLDAVHLEDGADAYNFFALSAIGMVLGMVATMPGIPAILSPIAGDIAAVTGMTLDQVLMLQVLGFSTLVLPYQVPPVLVALQVGGVPVGQAARVTLPLVALTWVLLIPLDYLWWVALGELSLPSFLL